From Glycine max cultivar Williams 82 chromosome 11, Glycine_max_v4.0, whole genome shotgun sequence, the proteins below share one genomic window:
- the LOC100784191 gene encoding brassinosteroid-regulated protein BRU1-like precursor gives MASSRNEFYALMVVVVVGSIVASCGANFNQDFDLTWGDQRAKIFNGGQLLSLSLDKVSGSGFQSKKEYLFGRIDMQLKLVAGNSAGTVTAYYLSSQGPTHDEIDFEFLGNVSGDPYILHTNVFTQGQGNREQQFYLWFDPTRNFHTYSIIWKPQHIIFLVDNIPIRVFKNGETIGVPFPKKQPMRIYSSLWNADDWATRGGLVKTDWSKAPFTAYYRNFKATEFSTNSFSDAAWQSNELDAYGRRKLRWVQKYFMIYNYCNDLKRFPQGIPVECRR, from the exons ATGGCTTCTTCTCGAAATGAGTTTTATGCACTTATGGTAGTGGTGGTGGTTGGCTCCATAGTGGCTTCCTGTGGTGCTAACTTCAACCAAGACTTTGATCTAACTTGGGGTGATCAGCGTGCTAAGATATTCAATGGTGGACAGCTTCTATCTCTTTCCCTGGACAAAGTCTCTGGCTCTGGCTTCCAATCCAAGAAAGAGTACTTATTTGGAAGGATCGATATGCAGCTCAAGCTCGTTGCTGGCAACTCTGCCGGCACTGTCACTGCTTACTAC TTGTCGTCTCAAGGGCCAACTCATGACGAGATTGATTTTGAATTCTTGGGAAACGTGAGCGGTGACCCTTACATTCTCCACACAAACGTGTTTACCCAAGGCCAAGGGAACAGAGAGCAACAATTCTACCTCTGGTTCGACCCCACCAGAAACTTCCACACTTACTCCATCATCTGGAAGCCCCAACACATCat ATTCTTGGTGGATAACATTCCCATAAGGGTGTTCAAGAATGGTGAGACTATTGGCGTTCCTTTCCCAAAGAAGCAACCCATGAGAATCTATTCTAGCCTGTGGAACGCTGATGACTGGGCCACCAGAGGTGGTTTGGTGAAAACTGATTGGTCCAAGGCACCCTTTACAGCCTACTACCGCAATTTCAAAGCCACAGAGTTCTCCACCAATTCCTTCTCTGATGCTGCATGGCAGAGCAACGAGCTTGATGCCTATGGCAGAAGAAAACTGAGATGGGTTCAGAAGTACTTCATGATCTATAACTACTGCAACGATCTTAAGCGATTCCCACAAGGCATTCCTGTTGAGTGCAGGCGCTGA